One genomic segment of Chitinophaga parva includes these proteins:
- a CDS encoding SusC/RagA family TonB-linked outer membrane protein: MNFRLFIVICFLLGAVPGRLFAQQQMKLKAALDEVKAVYGTKFSYEAHLLDDVTVNLKLPLKRSVPVEDVLKDLLYKKGFVFLYVQENYYTIIRDTRSEKTNDNAGAPADNTAISDPYVQTLTGVVTDKEGHPLIGVTVLPEGYAIRFGTLTSSDGRYTLRLQTSTKAVIFSYVGMIPQKIEIGDKTVINAQLESDVNQLQEVNVVSTGYQTLPKERATGAFGQITAAQLKAVPAVNIIERLEGTTPGVRFDARTNKVTIRGVNTLNSTGSPLVVVDGFPAVDQDLVTQLNPSASGGGILSRYNPEDIESITILKDAAATSIWGAKAANGVIVITTKKGKKNASQVNFNTNLSIANPANLKNLNRMSSAQYIDLEKEMKDLGFYSDPAVWDNSWMTFNQNKPVSEAMEWMFKVDRGEATAAQRDSALTALGKLDNKKQIRDLLLQRAVSQQYNLSLSGGGQHNTYYVSTNYTRDIPVFRSNKAENFFLTANISNELFNNRVTVNTGINYNYVHSIANTAALNAIGSSRLGLRPYEMLADANGNPIARSIDYRDEVAADFLQKGYLPWTYSPLQELNYGNTTGKDNRFRLNTDITTKITDWANVNVAGSLQRNQEEQVYLADLNSYDERVLINTGTTVDNNGRLVYGVPYGGKMITHNTSDVSYALRGQLNVNKSWKIVSLNALAGTEIRETQGTNYQQTRYGFDEDTYASASWDPDTYYTTVMGWSTSLGYSDGSINRSINRFLSYYGNGALSFLDSRYVLSASARFDDYTLAGATRSQRARPLWSAGAKWDLTSEHFMQHIKPINKLALRLTYGTAGAVPTSASNAAILSLYGLDPVTREPYGSISSPANNKISWELTRSWNLGLDFAVLNNRLTVTADAYRKRTSDIMWQFPVNSTYGWSSIYYNAASMKGNGYEFGVRGDIFRGNHFNWSSTFNLSYNTNKVTDSRFTRPTSSLAVGSSTPIVGLPNDYLYAYRWAGLDNQGRSQVYDKNGKIINADAGNNEITAQDLVYMGRTTPPYFGGFFNDFSYNAFTLGIRMTYETGGVFRRSSIDNYPDYVGIYYGQIGAQKDLALRWRKPGDEQFTNVPGLPNISTNGSNRYKFSDLLVQKDGFVRLQQINVGYQVPSKALSRLLLKSASINLAVRNLGIIWRANHMGIDPSYIITNSYSNLPPAPSYFLSLNASF; the protein is encoded by the coding sequence ATGAACTTTAGACTTTTTATTGTCATCTGCTTCCTGTTGGGAGCAGTGCCCGGGAGGCTATTTGCCCAGCAGCAAATGAAGCTCAAAGCCGCGCTGGACGAGGTAAAGGCCGTATACGGCACTAAGTTTTCTTATGAAGCACATTTGCTGGACGATGTGACGGTAAACCTGAAATTACCGCTGAAAAGATCAGTGCCGGTAGAAGATGTGCTGAAAGACCTGTTGTACAAAAAGGGGTTTGTATTCCTTTATGTGCAGGAAAACTATTACACCATCATCCGCGATACACGGTCCGAAAAGACCAACGACAACGCGGGTGCGCCGGCCGATAACACAGCCATATCTGATCCCTATGTGCAAACACTCACTGGCGTGGTAACGGATAAGGAAGGGCATCCGCTGATAGGGGTTACCGTATTGCCGGAAGGCTACGCTATCCGCTTTGGTACCCTCACCAGCAGTGACGGGCGTTACACCCTGCGCCTGCAAACCAGCACCAAAGCAGTGATCTTCAGCTATGTAGGTATGATCCCCCAGAAGATCGAGATCGGTGATAAAACAGTGATCAATGCACAACTGGAATCGGATGTAAACCAGCTTCAGGAAGTGAACGTGGTTTCCACCGGTTACCAGACATTGCCCAAAGAGCGCGCCACTGGGGCATTTGGACAGATCACTGCCGCACAGTTGAAAGCAGTGCCTGCCGTGAACATCATTGAAAGGTTGGAAGGTACCACCCCGGGCGTGCGTTTCGATGCGAGGACGAATAAAGTGACCATTCGCGGTGTGAACACGCTGAACTCCACCGGAAGCCCGCTGGTGGTGGTAGATGGCTTCCCCGCAGTGGACCAGGATCTTGTAACACAATTAAATCCCTCTGCCAGTGGCGGCGGTATCCTGAGCCGCTACAATCCCGAAGACATTGAAAGCATCACTATCCTGAAAGATGCTGCTGCCACCTCTATCTGGGGCGCCAAAGCGGCCAATGGCGTGATCGTGATCACGACTAAGAAAGGCAAGAAGAATGCTTCGCAGGTAAATTTCAATACAAACCTCAGCATCGCTAACCCGGCTAATCTGAAGAACCTGAACCGCATGAGCAGCGCCCAGTACATTGACCTGGAAAAGGAAATGAAGGATCTGGGCTTTTACTCCGATCCCGCGGTGTGGGACAACAGCTGGATGACCTTCAACCAAAACAAGCCGGTGAGCGAAGCAATGGAATGGATGTTTAAAGTGGATCGCGGCGAGGCAACGGCCGCCCAGCGCGACTCTGCGCTGACAGCACTGGGCAAGCTGGATAATAAAAAACAGATCCGTGACCTGCTGCTGCAACGCGCCGTGTCGCAGCAATATAACCTCTCCCTGTCTGGTGGTGGGCAGCATAACACCTACTATGTTTCTACCAACTACACCCGTGATATTCCCGTGTTCCGCAGCAACAAAGCGGAGAACTTTTTCCTGACGGCCAATATCAGCAATGAGCTGTTCAACAATCGCGTAACAGTGAACACCGGGATCAACTATAACTATGTACATAGTATTGCCAATACCGCTGCACTGAATGCCATCGGCTCCAGCCGCCTGGGCCTGCGCCCCTATGAAATGCTGGCAGATGCCAACGGTAATCCTATTGCACGTTCCATTGACTACCGTGATGAAGTGGCGGCAGATTTCCTGCAGAAAGGTTACCTGCCCTGGACCTACAGCCCGCTGCAGGAGCTGAACTATGGCAATACAACGGGAAAGGATAACCGCTTCCGCCTGAATACGGATATCACCACGAAGATCACTGACTGGGCCAATGTAAACGTAGCCGGCTCCCTGCAACGCAACCAGGAAGAGCAGGTCTACCTGGCTGACCTGAATAGCTATGATGAACGTGTGCTGATCAATACCGGCACCACGGTGGATAACAACGGCCGCCTGGTATATGGTGTACCTTATGGTGGTAAAATGATCACCCATAATACTTCCGATGTCAGCTATGCACTACGTGGCCAGCTGAATGTGAACAAATCCTGGAAGATCGTTTCACTGAACGCCCTGGCCGGTACGGAGATCCGCGAAACCCAGGGAACGAATTACCAGCAAACCCGTTATGGATTTGATGAAGATACCTATGCATCTGCTTCGTGGGATCCGGATACCTATTATACCACTGTGATGGGCTGGAGCACCAGCCTGGGTTATAGTGATGGTAGCATCAACCGGTCTATCAACCGCTTCCTGTCATACTACGGCAACGGCGCCTTGTCGTTCCTGGACAGCCGCTATGTGTTATCTGCCAGCGCGCGTTTTGATGACTATACCCTGGCCGGCGCCACCCGCAGCCAGCGCGCAAGACCGTTGTGGTCTGCCGGTGCCAAATGGGATCTCACATCGGAGCATTTCATGCAGCATATAAAACCCATCAACAAACTGGCCCTGCGCCTCACGTATGGTACTGCGGGTGCTGTTCCTACCAGCGCCAGTAACGCCGCTATATTGTCGTTGTATGGCCTGGATCCGGTGACCCGCGAGCCTTATGGCAGCATCTCATCGCCGGCCAATAACAAGATCAGCTGGGAGCTGACGCGGAGCTGGAACCTGGGGCTCGACTTTGCCGTGTTGAACAACCGCCTGACGGTAACTGCGGATGCATACCGTAAGCGCACCAGCGACATCATGTGGCAGTTCCCAGTCAACAGTACGTATGGCTGGAGCAGCATTTATTATAATGCTGCCAGTATGAAAGGTAATGGCTACGAATTTGGCGTGCGGGGTGATATCTTCCGCGGCAATCATTTCAACTGGTCTTCCACTTTCAATCTCTCGTACAATACCAACAAGGTAACGGATTCGCGCTTCACCAGGCCTACCAGCAGCCTGGCGGTGGGCAGCAGCACGCCCATTGTAGGGTTGCCAAATGACTATCTATATGCTTACCGCTGGGCAGGGCTGGACAACCAGGGCCGCTCCCAGGTATACGATAAGAACGGCAAGATCATCAACGCGGATGCCGGCAATAACGAGATCACTGCACAGGACCTGGTGTACATGGGCCGTACCACGCCGCCTTATTTCGGGGGCTTCTTCAACGATTTTTCGTATAACGCATTCACCCTGGGTATACGCATGACGTACGAAACAGGCGGTGTATTCCGCAGGTCTTCCATCGATAATTACCCGGATTATGTAGGTATTTACTATGGCCAGATCGGGGCGCAGAAAGACCTGGCGCTGCGCTGGCGCAAACCGGGGGATGAGCAGTTCACGAACGTACCGGGCCTGCCTAATATTTCTACCAATGGCAGCAACCGTTACAAATTCTCGGACCTGTTGGTGCAAAAAGATGGCTTTGTGCGTTTGCAACAGATCAATGTGGGTTACCAGGTGCCTTCCAAGGCACTCTCCAGGTTGTTGCTGAAATCAGCCAGCATAAACCTGGCGGTACGTAACCTGGGCATCATCTGGCGTGCTAACCATATGGGTATTGATCCCAGCTATATTATTACCAACAGTTATAGCAACCTCCCACCTGCTCCCAGTTATTTCCTGAGCCTCAACGCATCTTTCTAG
- a CDS encoding RagB/SusD family nutrient uptake outer membrane protein codes for MTKKLLYISLLALLLGAASCRKYVEVTQPNQRTFKYTSDFQALLNDVNVMETSASLPMLSSDDINIGTNTSMQNLLTNGYDNIYTWAATYYTSDQSDAGWDQLYNLVYVCNQITANVMTSTEGTDQQKKQVYAEAQVQRAATYLTLVNLYARVYNEANAASDPGLPLLLSPDLFVNLTRSSVKAVYDQIIKDLTDAIPNLPDVGANRLHPGKGGAYAVLARTYLYMQRYTDAADNAAKSLTYQHTLLNLDDYVTGGKAFPRRLDNVEVMMSKKAMKPGFIDLPLSTDLVKLFDTRDLRYVLFTRNGTSFFPAFDGRGSYRDRMFGGDNNTVTVGVGVPEMMLIQAEGLARSGDKDGALALINTLRQNRFKAADYAPLTAATADAVLHLVLEERRRELFGTGLRWFDQRRLSVEPALAVTVTRTFKGNTYTLTSGDRYVYPIPPRNIDLNPELIQNAR; via the coding sequence ATGACCAAGAAATTGCTTTATATATCACTGCTCGCACTGCTGCTCGGCGCTGCATCCTGCCGCAAATACGTGGAGGTAACGCAGCCTAACCAGCGCACGTTTAAATACACTTCGGATTTCCAGGCGCTGCTCAATGACGTGAACGTGATGGAAACTTCCGCCAGCCTGCCTATGTTGTCCAGCGATGATATCAACATCGGTACCAATACCAGTATGCAGAACCTGCTCACTAACGGGTATGATAATATTTACACGTGGGCGGCTACCTATTATACTTCCGACCAAAGCGACGCCGGTTGGGACCAGTTATATAACCTGGTGTACGTATGCAACCAGATCACGGCCAATGTGATGACCAGTACGGAAGGCACCGATCAGCAAAAGAAGCAGGTCTATGCGGAGGCGCAGGTGCAGCGAGCCGCTACTTATTTAACGCTGGTGAATTTATATGCCCGCGTGTACAACGAGGCCAATGCAGCCAGTGATCCCGGCCTGCCCTTGTTGCTCTCTCCAGATCTTTTCGTGAACCTGACCCGGTCATCGGTGAAAGCCGTATACGACCAGATCATCAAGGACCTCACGGACGCTATACCTAACCTGCCGGATGTGGGCGCCAACCGCCTGCATCCCGGAAAGGGCGGGGCTTACGCAGTACTGGCAAGAACATACTTGTACATGCAGCGTTACACAGATGCTGCTGACAATGCAGCCAAGTCGCTTACTTATCAACACACGTTGCTGAACCTGGATGATTATGTGACGGGAGGAAAAGCCTTCCCGAGAAGACTGGACAATGTGGAAGTGATGATGTCGAAAAAAGCGATGAAACCGGGTTTTATCGATCTGCCGCTTAGTACAGACCTGGTGAAACTTTTTGATACCCGTGATCTGCGCTATGTGTTATTTACGCGGAACGGTACTTCCTTTTTTCCTGCATTTGACGGTAGAGGATCTTACCGCGACCGCATGTTTGGCGGTGACAATAACACGGTAACAGTAGGCGTAGGTGTACCGGAGATGATGCTGATCCAGGCGGAGGGACTGGCGCGGAGCGGCGACAAAGATGGTGCACTGGCATTGATCAACACCTTAAGACAGAACCGTTTCAAAGCAGCGGACTATGCCCCGCTTACCGCTGCCACGGCGGATGCTGTCCTGCACCTGGTACTGGAGGAAAGGCGCCGGGAATTGTTTGGTACCGGTCTTCGGTGGTTTGATCAACGTCGCCTCAGCGTGGAACCCGCATTAGCGGTTACAGTTACACGCACGTTCAAGGGCAATACGTACACGCTGACTTCCGGCGACCGCTATGTGTATCCCATTCCGCCCAGGAATATCGATCTCAATCCTGAATTAATTCAAAACGCCAGATAA
- a CDS encoding TlpA family protein disulfide reductase, with product MSCKKLNWITGVLLLSAATVLGQAKMDQYRNATPEQLVERTDLTEAQLGDIQRYFQLGLKDEQKAKTLQQLIVARYPKGSTARFVSFHTIEGAVTAQDRIARAEAFLQAFPYNEWHQHPNGQEFIYYTTYRVLGSAYFDARQFNKFLDLTTPLNFKTENELYRWNVMRAIVFKTVGADTLLNISTRMINELIQKKDDSSYIEVGVFNAARAAANASEQMDNELNTHITLLHSMGRFADAKPFFHYLSPAATYGRAELNELHLDVLQQTGDQAAVQPFLENCMKANAMTPRMLDVLKEVYTAQHKDGNYDQYLAGLKSDTEQQTLLAEVKEHLTNQEYVPFAMEDPEGHLVRSSDWGNKIVVLDFWATWCKPCIAAFPGMQMLIDKYANDPQVVVYMVGTMQSGNYKEKSEGYIRQQGYRFHLLHDNIDKATGGQDAVFRSFVPFFHSSGIPRKVILKDGVMRYTAEGYSGSPSKLADELSDAIELLKAEQ from the coding sequence ATGAGTTGCAAAAAATTAAACTGGATCACCGGTGTACTGTTGTTGAGTGCCGCCACAGTGCTGGGCCAGGCTAAGATGGACCAGTACAGGAATGCCACACCGGAACAATTGGTAGAACGTACCGATCTCACGGAAGCCCAGCTGGGTGACATCCAGCGTTACTTCCAGTTGGGTTTGAAAGATGAGCAAAAGGCAAAGACACTGCAACAGCTGATCGTGGCTAGATACCCGAAGGGCAGTACCGCACGATTTGTAAGCTTTCATACTATAGAAGGCGCTGTGACAGCGCAGGATCGCATTGCGCGCGCAGAAGCATTCCTGCAGGCGTTCCCCTACAATGAATGGCATCAGCATCCCAATGGACAAGAGTTTATATACTACACAACTTACCGTGTGCTGGGCAGTGCTTATTTTGATGCCCGCCAGTTTAATAAATTCCTGGACCTTACCACGCCGCTCAATTTTAAAACGGAGAATGAACTGTACCGGTGGAATGTGATGCGTGCCATTGTTTTCAAAACCGTGGGTGCTGATACACTGCTCAACATTTCCACCCGCATGATCAATGAACTTATACAAAAAAAGGATGATTCCTCTTACATAGAGGTTGGCGTGTTCAACGCAGCACGAGCGGCTGCCAACGCCAGTGAGCAAATGGACAATGAACTGAACACGCATATCACCCTGTTGCATAGTATGGGCCGTTTTGCCGATGCAAAACCTTTCTTCCACTATCTGTCTCCCGCTGCTACATACGGGAGGGCAGAGCTCAATGAGCTGCACCTGGACGTATTGCAGCAAACCGGTGATCAGGCTGCCGTACAGCCTTTCCTGGAAAACTGTATGAAGGCAAATGCCATGACGCCCAGGATGCTGGATGTGTTGAAAGAAGTTTACACCGCACAGCACAAGGATGGTAATTATGATCAATACCTGGCTGGTCTTAAATCTGACACAGAACAACAGACCCTGCTGGCAGAAGTGAAGGAACATCTTACCAACCAGGAGTATGTACCGTTTGCCATGGAGGATCCTGAAGGGCACCTGGTGCGCTCCAGTGACTGGGGTAACAAGATCGTGGTGCTGGACTTCTGGGCTACCTGGTGTAAGCCCTGTATAGCAGCCTTTCCCGGTATGCAGATGCTGATCGATAAATACGCCAACGACCCGCAGGTAGTGGTGTACATGGTGGGTACCATGCAATCCGGTAACTATAAGGAAAAATCAGAAGGCTACATCAGGCAGCAGGGCTATCGCTTCCATCTGTTGCATGACAATATAGACAAGGCCACCGGCGGCCAGGATGCGGTGTTCAGAAGTTTTGTGCCATTCTTTCACTCTTCCGGGATCCCCCGCAAAGTGATCCTTAAAGATGGAGTAATGCGCTACACAGCAGAAGGTTATTCCGGAAGCCCCAGTAAGCTGGCAGATGAATTGTCAGATGCCATTGAACTTTTAAAAGCAGAGCAATAA
- a CDS encoding S41 family peptidase produces MKLFKKYGGMVLALTCAMLQAKAQVNPKEKLWQTLKAIQGNYVDSLSDETLVNAAIAGMMSKLDPHSRYFSGDESAQMREAMQGKFAGIGIEFMVENDTVLVTQLVTGGPAEKAGLRAGDRILAIDKIPVAGATNFEVMKKIRGPQGKPVTLLIHRNNEAADVTKEIVRDFVVDRSVRAAYMVNDSIGYISLRIFSETTRSEVDKAITDLKAKGMKSLILDLQGNGGGYVEAAIGLADEFLPKDKLVFYSVGRDKGKDYYYTGGFGNFYEGNLVVLIDQYTASASEILTGSLQDWDRAVIVGRRSFGKGLMQKPVPVFDGSVLELTGARYYTPSGRSIQKPYHGSVYEDNVYTRLASGELTNASVIHFPDSLKYTTLKDKRIVYGGGGIMPDLFIPLDTVEYNGWLQNVAEHQLSGKITFDYLDSNRTALLAAYTDFNAFNKSYKVPGYLVQDVVGAADKAGFPLKENNRERMLGLLSLGIKGQLANQLYTGSDYYLQVLNTDNASFQAALQLLERPGGVAAVLKSPVAAPVKTKSKKK; encoded by the coding sequence ATGAAGTTGTTTAAAAAATATGGAGGAATGGTGCTGGCGCTTACCTGTGCAATGTTACAGGCCAAAGCACAAGTGAATCCGAAAGAAAAGCTGTGGCAAACGCTGAAGGCCATCCAGGGAAATTATGTGGATTCACTGAGCGATGAAACACTGGTGAATGCGGCTATTGCCGGAATGATGAGTAAACTGGATCCGCATTCCCGCTACTTTTCCGGCGATGAATCCGCACAGATGCGGGAGGCTATGCAAGGTAAGTTTGCCGGTATTGGTATTGAGTTCATGGTAGAAAACGATACGGTATTGGTTACGCAGCTGGTAACAGGCGGTCCTGCGGAGAAGGCCGGCCTGCGTGCGGGCGACCGTATCCTGGCCATCGATAAAATACCGGTAGCGGGGGCTACTAATTTTGAGGTGATGAAGAAGATCCGCGGTCCGCAAGGAAAGCCGGTAACCTTGCTTATTCACCGGAACAATGAGGCCGCTGATGTTACCAAAGAGATCGTGCGCGACTTTGTGGTGGACAGATCCGTGCGCGCTGCCTACATGGTAAATGACAGTATTGGTTATATCTCGCTGCGGATTTTCAGTGAAACCACCCGTTCTGAAGTGGACAAAGCGATCACCGACCTCAAAGCAAAAGGTATGAAAAGCCTGATCCTGGATCTGCAGGGAAATGGCGGTGGTTACGTGGAAGCAGCCATTGGCCTGGCCGATGAGTTCCTGCCAAAGGATAAGCTGGTCTTCTATAGCGTGGGCCGCGATAAAGGGAAGGATTATTACTACACTGGTGGCTTCGGCAATTTTTATGAAGGCAACCTTGTGGTGCTGATCGACCAGTATACAGCATCTGCAAGCGAGATCCTGACCGGTTCTTTACAGGACTGGGACCGTGCCGTGATCGTGGGCCGCAGGAGTTTTGGTAAAGGCCTGATGCAAAAGCCGGTGCCTGTATTTGATGGTTCTGTGCTGGAACTGACGGGCGCACGGTATTACACACCTTCCGGAAGGTCCATTCAAAAACCCTACCATGGCTCCGTCTACGAGGACAATGTGTATACACGCCTGGCCAGTGGTGAACTCACCAACGCCAGTGTGATCCACTTCCCGGATTCTTTGAAGTACACTACGCTTAAGGATAAACGGATTGTGTACGGTGGCGGAGGTATTATGCCAGACCTGTTCATCCCGCTGGATACGGTGGAGTACAATGGCTGGTTGCAGAACGTTGCGGAGCACCAGCTCTCCGGTAAGATCACGTTTGATTACCTGGATAGCAACCGCACCGCGTTGCTGGCTGCATACACCGATTTTAACGCGTTCAACAAATCTTACAAGGTACCAGGCTACCTGGTACAGGACGTGGTGGGTGCGGCAGACAAAGCCGGTTTCCCGCTGAAGGAAAACAACCGTGAACGCATGCTGGGTTTACTATCCCTGGGCATTAAAGGCCAGCTGGCCAATCAATTGTATACCGGCAGTGATTACTACCTGCAGGTGCTGAATACAGACAATGCCAGCTTCCAGGCGGCCCTGCAGTTGCTGGAGCGGCCAGGCGGTGTGGCCGCCGTGCTGAAATCCCCTGTGGCAGCGCCGGTGAAAACGAAGTCAAAGAAAAAATAA
- a CDS encoding TlpA disulfide reductase family protein, whose translation MQISKWIVMAAMCAPMAAVAQQGYVIKGSVSSIKTPEKVYLTYKVNGERIMDSTLMKNGRFVFKGTVNGPKEAHLKVKHDSAPQDPTTRPPEDILPFLIENTTINVVAKDAVKHAVITGGVANEDNAKVTALLKPIYDKYNLLNDEFNAQPLEKQRDTAYLHNLDSRADAIRDEILVAKATYFKAHRDHYMALMAFNSTLPPEFDAVAAEKEFKQFSPALQQTDLGQELAARIAKTKKTQEGEVAPDFTQTDVQGNPVKLSDFRGKYVLLDFWASWCGPCRRENPNVVKAYNAFKDKGFTVLGVSLDKPEDRDKWLAAIQKDGLTWTQVSDLKAWDNEAAKLYDVKAIPMNFLIDPNGKIIGKYLRGDALEAALQKVMH comes from the coding sequence ATGCAAATATCTAAATGGATAGTGATGGCTGCCATGTGTGCGCCAATGGCTGCTGTAGCGCAACAGGGCTACGTGATAAAAGGTAGCGTAAGCAGCATTAAAACACCGGAAAAAGTGTACCTGACGTATAAAGTGAATGGTGAACGGATCATGGACTCTACGCTGATGAAGAATGGCAGGTTTGTGTTCAAAGGCACGGTGAATGGCCCTAAAGAAGCTCACCTGAAAGTAAAACATGACAGCGCCCCGCAAGATCCTACTACCCGCCCGCCAGAAGATATCCTGCCCTTCCTGATCGAGAACACCACCATCAATGTGGTGGCAAAAGACGCTGTGAAGCATGCCGTGATCACCGGGGGAGTAGCCAATGAGGACAATGCAAAAGTAACCGCTCTCCTGAAGCCTATCTACGATAAGTATAACCTGCTGAATGACGAGTTCAATGCGCAGCCCCTGGAAAAGCAGCGCGATACCGCGTACCTGCACAACCTCGATAGCAGGGCAGATGCAATCCGGGACGAGATCCTGGTTGCCAAGGCCACTTACTTCAAAGCACACCGGGACCACTACATGGCACTGATGGCCTTTAATTCCACGCTGCCCCCGGAGTTTGATGCTGTAGCGGCGGAAAAGGAATTCAAACAGTTCTCACCCGCCTTGCAGCAAACAGACCTGGGCCAGGAACTGGCTGCCCGTATTGCCAAAACAAAGAAAACACAGGAAGGAGAAGTGGCACCGGATTTCACGCAAACGGATGTACAGGGCAATCCCGTGAAGCTGTCTGATTTCCGTGGTAAATATGTGTTGCTGGATTTCTGGGCCTCCTGGTGCGGTCCCTGCCGCAGGGAGAATCCCAATGTGGTGAAGGCTTACAACGCCTTTAAAGACAAGGGTTTTACGGTATTGGGCGTGTCGCTGGATAAGCCCGAAGACCGCGATAAATGGCTGGCCGCTATTCAAAAAGATGGGCTGACCTGGACACAGGTGTCTGACCTGAAAGCATGGGATAATGAAGCAGCTAAATTATATGATGTCAAAGCTATTCCAATGAATTTTCTTATCGATCCGAATGGGAAGATCATTGGTAAATACCTGCGTGGCGATGCGCTCGAAGCGGCTTTGCAGAAAGTGATGCATTAG
- a CDS encoding terpene synthase family protein, whose protein sequence is MKPEEYNSRDYLPLNYYPWPNLVNANIEQMGKDMDGWIDNDYTFLTESQKIRYKKMRLHACTACMWPHLTYEQAIPCNRFMLQYVVFDDQVEDSSPGEIEHLRIRCTAILRGDQPAAEENALYRQLALIRDEFRAFMPEMWVQRFANYFYISTRYGIEPERPYKVANRPPSLMLYKVLREYSVLMHPYMIFGEIESGLILPDHVLEHPVVKRMITLFVSVVAWQNDIHSLPKELAKGTEVFNLILVLQKEYNLSLKDASAEALRIHNEYLAELLALHKEYREFGEYQEHVDQFLYYSGIGLQGVNTFYLQETERYKHGGAGFAWPDAATKSSLI, encoded by the coding sequence ATGAAACCAGAGGAATACAACTCAAGAGACTATCTCCCCCTGAATTATTATCCATGGCCCAATCTTGTTAACGCCAATATAGAACAAATGGGCAAGGATATGGATGGCTGGATTGACAACGATTATACATTCTTGACCGAGTCGCAAAAAATAAGATACAAGAAGATGCGCCTACATGCCTGTACGGCTTGTATGTGGCCCCACCTAACATATGAGCAGGCCATTCCGTGCAATAGGTTCATGCTTCAATATGTTGTATTCGATGATCAGGTAGAAGATTCATCTCCCGGGGAGATCGAACACTTACGGATTCGATGTACGGCCATACTTAGAGGAGATCAACCTGCCGCTGAGGAAAATGCACTGTACCGGCAATTAGCGCTAATAAGGGATGAATTCCGCGCTTTCATGCCGGAAATGTGGGTGCAACGCTTTGCAAACTACTTCTATATTTCCACCAGATATGGAATTGAACCTGAACGCCCTTATAAAGTGGCTAACCGGCCGCCTTCCCTTATGCTTTACAAGGTTCTTCGTGAGTATTCTGTTCTGATGCACCCATACATGATCTTTGGGGAGATCGAATCAGGGCTTATTTTACCAGATCATGTGCTGGAGCATCCCGTGGTAAAACGAATGATCACTTTATTTGTCAGTGTTGTTGCATGGCAAAACGATATCCATTCCTTGCCGAAGGAACTGGCGAAAGGCACAGAGGTTTTTAATCTGATCCTTGTGCTGCAAAAGGAATACAATCTTTCGCTAAAAGATGCGAGTGCAGAGGCGCTTCGTATTCATAATGAATACTTGGCCGAATTGCTTGCTTTACATAAGGAGTATCGGGAATTTGGGGAATACCAGGAGCATGTAGATCAATTTTTATACTACTCAGGAATTGGGCTTCAGGGAGTAAATACTTTTTACTTGCAGGAAACAGAGCGTTACAAGCACGGTGGAGCTGGGTTTGCCTGGCCGGATGCTGCAACGAAAAGTAGCCTTATCTAA
- a CDS encoding DUF2975 domain-containing protein translates to MKRTALTLLQAVIVLISLVVLAMLIRFPLTEGRAANLDLFSIYTDPFILYGYATSIVFFAALYQAFKLLGYIGRDQTYSSNAVGTLKRIKYCTILLSALMVIAGLYIKIFHHKEDDPAGFLAVCIAVTLVCIAAAATAATFEKKWKHATQMRDTHFL, encoded by the coding sequence ATGAAAAGAACCGCGCTAACATTACTACAGGCAGTCATCGTACTTATCAGCCTCGTGGTGCTTGCCATGCTGATCAGGTTTCCCCTGACCGAGGGAAGAGCCGCAAACCTGGACCTGTTCAGTATTTACACTGACCCCTTCATCCTGTACGGATACGCAACGTCAATCGTTTTCTTTGCAGCACTTTACCAGGCGTTCAAATTGCTGGGATACATCGGGCGGGATCAAACATATTCCTCAAACGCAGTGGGAACTTTAAAGCGGATAAAGTATTGTACAATACTGTTAAGCGCCCTAATGGTGATAGCAGGGCTGTACATAAAGATATTCCATCATAAAGAAGATGACCCTGCGGGTTTTCTTGCCGTTTGCATAGCCGTTACTTTGGTTTGTATCGCCGCAGCGGCTACCGCGGCGACATTTGAAAAGAAATGGAAGCATGCAACACAGATGAGGGATACGCATTTCTTATAG